TTATGAATTTCTTATAGAATACAGAGACACTGATCACTTCACCATTGGACGGGTAATATTCCCATTTTAAATCCGCATTGTGAACAGTCGCATTTTTAAGTTTGGATTTCCCTCAATCGTATACCGGGTATAAAAATCATCAAAGGCAAACGGAGCAATCTCTCTGAACTCCGGCCGGTTCACACTCATACCGTATGCCACCCTGACGAGCATTTTTGGGTTAATGTTATAACTGATATTGACGGAAGGCAAATAAGCGTGTTTTACATTCTTAACCCGAATCAGATCTGTCTCGTTTCCGGATGATAGTTGCTGATTTGAATACTCATACCTGAATCCTGCGACAATCCGAACCTTGCTTTTTATTGCAAGCTCCGCATTCACATAAGATGCTCCGATAATATTATTGGCTTTGTAGGAATCATACGAACGGGTTTGTTCCCTCAATTTTTTTATGCCATTTGTATTATTAATATTCTGCATCAGCACATCAATCCCCTGCGTGGCAAACGAATAATTAAACAAGTCAAAATCCGTACGTTTAAAGCCAAGAATCCGGGCATTAAAATTTCGGTCTTTATATTCTGCGTATAATCCTGCACTTACAGTAGGTATGAATCCTTATCTGCTGTTTTAATTATTTTATTGGTTGAGTTTATGGCAGCCGTGAAGATGTTTTCATCCATTTTGGAAAAAAAGCGTCCCAGCATATTCGGATTGACGGATGTAGGAAGGACATTTATCTCATAAATGCCGGTAGCTGTATTTAAAGTGGACGTATACCGTTTAAAATCCGGTTCATTCTTATAAGCACGGCTGTATCCGACAACCCAG
This Sphingobacteriales bacterium DNA region includes the following protein-coding sequences:
- a CDS encoding TonB-dependent receptor, with protein sequence MFNYSFATQGIDVLMQNINNTNGIKKLREQTRSYDSYKANNIIGASYVNAELAIKSKVRIVAGFRYEYSNQQLSSGNETDLIRVKNVKHAYLPSVNISYNINPKMLVRVAYGMSVNRPEFREIAPFAFDDFYTRYTIEGNPNLKMRLFTMRI